In Sporosarcina psychrophila, a genomic segment contains:
- a CDS encoding CHY zinc finger protein has translation MQIKGHTVRGKVLDEETRCAHYHSEIDRIAIKFYCCGTYYPCYECHEEDGCGNPDVWPTEMFGEKAVLCGACGYELTVSEYLTCGSKCLTCSALFNPGCSLHKNLYFQT, from the coding sequence ATGCAAATCAAAGGCCATACAGTTCGAGGAAAAGTTCTTGATGAAGAAACTCGGTGTGCACATTATCATTCCGAAATCGACCGGATTGCGATAAAGTTTTATTGTTGTGGCACCTACTATCCCTGCTATGAATGTCATGAAGAAGACGGTTGTGGCAATCCTGACGTTTGGCCAACTGAGATGTTTGGTGAAAAAGCAGTTCTTTGTGGAGCATGTGGTTATGAACTAACTGTTTCGGAGTATTTGACCTGTGGATCGAAGTGCCTTACTTGTTCAGCACTGTTTAATCCCGGATGTAGTTTACATAAAAATCTTTATTTCCAAACTTAA